One region of Nycticebus coucang isolate mNycCou1 chromosome 10, mNycCou1.pri, whole genome shotgun sequence genomic DNA includes:
- the KLK5 gene encoding kallikrein-5 — protein MATAGPPWTWMLGALLIALLLGITEPVLANDVSCENPSAAGPFERNRDLGDWPGEGTRENSNRIVNGSDCDRHSQPWQAALLLGLNQLYCGAVLVDPQWLLTAAHCRKTGFRVRLGHPTLSPIYQSGQQLFRGVKSVPHPGYSYPAHSNDLMLIKLNKRIRVTQDVKPINISSHCVPAGTNCLVSGWGTTNSPSVTLPKVLQCLNITVLSRDKCEKAYPGRIDQTMFCAGDQAGRDSCQGDSGGPVVCNDSLQGLVSWGDYPCAQPNRPGVYTNLCQFNKWIHDTIQANS, from the exons ATGGCGACAGCAGGACCTCCCTGGACGTGGATGCTGGGTGCTCTGCTCATAGCCCTGCTTCTGGGGATCACAG AGCCTGTTCTTGCAAATGATGTTTCCTGTGAAAATCCCTCTGCTGCTGGACCCTTTGAGAGGAACCGGGACCTTGGAGATTGGCCCGGGGAGGGCACACGGGAGAACAGCAACCGTATCGTAAATGGGTCCGACTGCGACAGGCATTCCCAGCCGTGGCAGGCCGCGCTGCTGCTGGGGCTCAACCAGCTCTACTGCGGGGCGGTGCTGGTGGATCCGCAGTGGCTGCTCACGGCCGCCCACTGCAGGAAGAC AGGTTTCAGAGTCCGTCTTGGCCACCCAACCCTGTCACCCATTTATCAATCTGGACAGCAGTTGTTTCGGGGGGTCAAATCCGTTCCCCATCCTGGATACTCCTACCCAGCTCACTCCAATGACCTCATGCTCATCAAACTGAACAAAAGAATCCGTGTCACTCAGGATGTCAAGCCCATCAACATCTCCTCCCATTGTGTACCTGCTGGGACCAATTGCTTGGTGTCTGGCTGGGGTACCACAAACAGCCCCTCAG TGACCCTTCCCAAGGTCCTCCAGTGTTTGAATATCACTGTGCTAAGTCGGGACAAGTGTGAGAAGGCCTACCCAGGACGCATAGATCAAACCATGTTCTGTGCCGGTGATCAGGCAGGTCGAGACTCCTGCCAG GGTGATTCCGGGGGGCCTGTGGTCTGCAATGATTCCCTCCAGGGCCTCGTGTCCTGGGGAGATTAtccctgtgcccagcccaacAGACCAGGTGTCTACACCAACCTTTGCCAGTTCAACAAGTGGATCCATGACACCATCCAGGCCAACTCCTGA
- the LOC128596689 gene encoding kallikrein-4-like isoform X1, translating into MHRKMEANRAVVLCPSPKGADMVATVGKPWGLFLGYFILGVTGSRASDTSSQIVNGEDCSPHSQPWQAALFMENELFCAGVLVHPQWVLSAAHCFQDSYTIGLGLHNLEASQEPGSRMLEATLSIRHPEYNKPLLANDLMLIRLNELVTPSDTIRDISVSSLCPTAGDSCLVSGWGLLVNGRLPTVLQCVNVSVVSEDQCRELYDPVYHPSMLCAGGGQDQRDACNGDSGGPLICNGSLHGLVSFGQAQCGQVGVPGVYTNLCKFTDWIETTIQAG; encoded by the exons ATGCATAGGAAGATGGAGGCTAACCGGGCTGTGGTCCTCTGCCCAAGTCCTAAAG GTGCTGACATGGTGGCCACAGTGGGAAAACCTTGGGGCTTGTTCCTGGGGTACTTCATCCTTGGTGTCACAG GATCGCGCGCCTCGGACACCAGCAGCCAGATCGTAAATGGCGAGGACTGCAGCCCGCACTCACAGCCCTGGCAGGCGGCACTGTTCATGGAAAACGAACTTTTCTGCGCGGGCGTCCTGGTGCATCCTCAGTGGGTGCTGTCAGCCGCACACTGTTTCCAGGA CTCCTACACCATCGGGCTGGGCCTGCACAACCTCGAGGCCAGCCAGGAGCCAGGCAGCCGGATGCTGGAGGCCACCCTCTCCATACGACACCCAGAGTACAACAAACCCCTTCTCGCCAACGACCTCATGCTCATCCGGTTGAACGAATTAGTGACCCCGTCTGACACCATCCGGGACATCAGCGTCTCCTCGCTGTGCCCGACCGCTGGGGATTCGTGCCTGGTTTCTGGCTGGGGTCTGCTGGTGAACG GTCGACTGCCCACAGTGCTCCAGTGCGTGAATGTGTCGGTGGTGTCCGAGGACCAGTGCAGAGAGCTCTATGACCCAGTGTACCACCCCAGCATGCTCTGCGCCGGCGGGGGGCAGGACCAAAGGGATGCCTGCAAC GGTGACTCTGGGGGGCCCCTGATCTGCAACGGTTCCCTGCATGGCCTTGTGTCTTTTGGACAAGCCCAGTGTGGCCAAGTCGGAGTGCCAGGCGTGTACACCAACCTCTGCAAATTCACTGACTGGATAGAGACAACCATCCAGGCTGGTTAG
- the LOC128596689 gene encoding kallikrein-4-like isoform X2, with product MENELFCAGVLVHPQWVLSAAHCFQDSYTIGLGLHNLEASQEPGSRMLEATLSIRHPEYNKPLLANDLMLIRLNELVTPSDTIRDISVSSLCPTAGDSCLVSGWGLLVNGRLPTVLQCVNVSVVSEDQCRELYDPVYHPSMLCAGGGQDQRDACNGDSGGPLICNGSLHGLVSFGQAQCGQVGVPGVYTNLCKFTDWIETTIQAG from the exons ATGGAAAACGAACTTTTCTGCGCGGGCGTCCTGGTGCATCCTCAGTGGGTGCTGTCAGCCGCACACTGTTTCCAGGA CTCCTACACCATCGGGCTGGGCCTGCACAACCTCGAGGCCAGCCAGGAGCCAGGCAGCCGGATGCTGGAGGCCACCCTCTCCATACGACACCCAGAGTACAACAAACCCCTTCTCGCCAACGACCTCATGCTCATCCGGTTGAACGAATTAGTGACCCCGTCTGACACCATCCGGGACATCAGCGTCTCCTCGCTGTGCCCGACCGCTGGGGATTCGTGCCTGGTTTCTGGCTGGGGTCTGCTGGTGAACG GTCGACTGCCCACAGTGCTCCAGTGCGTGAATGTGTCGGTGGTGTCCGAGGACCAGTGCAGAGAGCTCTATGACCCAGTGTACCACCCCAGCATGCTCTGCGCCGGCGGGGGGCAGGACCAAAGGGATGCCTGCAAC GGTGACTCTGGGGGGCCCCTGATCTGCAACGGTTCCCTGCATGGCCTTGTGTCTTTTGGACAAGCCCAGTGTGGCCAAGTCGGAGTGCCAGGCGTGTACACCAACCTCTGCAAATTCACTGACTGGATAGAGACAACCATCCAGGCTGGTTAG